One region of Oncorhynchus keta strain PuntledgeMale-10-30-2019 unplaced genomic scaffold, Oket_V2 Un_scaffold_3531_pilon_pilon, whole genome shotgun sequence genomic DNA includes:
- the pdcd7 gene encoding programmed cell death protein 7, which translates to MDKPTFQSTSGGRQHPVSNTGGPDTFYLRGGPTYLGPQPIQPPPVCETSFQSNMPSSSNVAGAFWPGQTPSQYLPPPQQAPVSDQRFPQSQEWTPPMPGYGSQPYGFRPPFPQPPPRFEGYGPPHMSSPGYGFDPSIPPPPLNNPALSQFPPMSSQPVPFHSHPKLEPNTHEGRPPNSWAQGYNMGDAQSNMGTSDFQRSFDHNPAYPSPGPQHSQYGNPDASFRPKHADSGYTEHRSRPLLASPSSIPIGTALQRDQGFSRPQPPDEDSIQRMQDKQWLKHFLRNRERTTAKTSKPAQPHSRQTHPKVSVTHIRDTLYGAIQLVSKLSMACETLKHNMENESVWADSYAEAVSVKTDLQEKLKVLGDSEFVESLKKKLSSISKRRARLRRRQVEQDEDKQREEERVAEREAAIDKWRMKRIHEVEEKKRAQELKLAADTVLCEVRKKQADAKRMLDILRSLEKLRKLRKEAASRKGIFPEKEADQAFDGLVERLRALIRKRTGVYGAEENALRVMLESEQEEERRRDLEKRQKKERERLLLRKREMDSMLFGDEMPPDHPLQPFREYYTQAERSLPALIQIRREWDLCLVSVDHPDGTTVPQDWVLPQCPTDEIWATALDRGDCLGP; encoded by the exons ATGGATAAACCAACTTTCCAGTCTACGTCGGGAGGACGGCAGCACCCCGTTTCTAATACCGGAGGTCCCGATACTTTTTACCTTAGAGGGGGACCTACATATCTCGGACCGCAGCCGATACAACCACCACCAGTATGTGAAACCTCGTTTCAAAGTAACATGCCGAGTTCAAGTAACGTTGCTGGAGCGTTTTGGCCGGGTCAAACCCCTTCCCAATATCTTCCTCCACCACAACAAGCCCCAGTTAGCGACCAGAGATTCCCTCAAAGTCAAGAGTGGACTCCACCCATGCCAGGATATGGCAGTCAACCATACGGCTTCAGACCCCCCTTTCCACAACCACCGCCTAGATTTGAAGGCTACGGACCACCTCATATGTCGTCCCCAGGATATGGTTTTGATCCGTCGATACCGCCACCGCCCCTCAACAACCCGGCACTCAGTCAGTTCCCTCCCATGTCTTCACAGCCAGTTCCCTTCCACAGTCATCCAAAGCTGGAACCCAACACACATGAGGGGAGACCACCAAACTCATGGGCTCAGGGCTACAATATGGGTGATGCTCAATCGAACATGGGAACTTCAGATTTCCAAAGATCATTTGATCACAATCCAGCATACCCTAGTCCCGGTCCACAACACAGTCAGTATGGAAACCCTGATGCTAGTTTTAGACCAAAGCATGCAGACAGTGGTTACACTGAACATCGTAGCAGACCTCTCCTCGCCTCCCCGTCCTCGATTCCGATCGGAACAGCTTTGCAGCGTGACCAAGGTTTTAGTAGGCCACAGCCGCCAGACGAAGACTCCATTCAGAGGATGCAAGACAAACAGTGGCTGAAACATTTCTTGAGGAACCGAGAGAGGACAACAGCCAAGACCTCCAAACCGGCGCAACCTCATTCAAGGCAAACTCACCCAAAGGTCTCCGTGACTCATATACGAGACACCCTGTACGGTGCCATACAGCTAGTTTCAAAGCTGTCAATGGCTTGTGAAACGCTGAAGCACAACATGGAGAATGAGAGTGTCTGGGCGGATTCTTACGCTGAGGCAGTGAGTGTGAAGACAGATCTGCAAGAGAAACTGAAGGTTCTCGGTGACTCTGAGTTTGTTGAAAGTCTTAAAAAGAAACTGAGTTCCATCAGTAAGAGAAGGGCCAGGCTACGGCGTCGACAAGTGGAACAGGACGAGGacaaacagagggaggaggaacgAGTGGCTGAGCGTGAAGCGGCCATCGACAAGTGGAGGATGAAACGTATCCATGaagtagaggagaagaagagg GCGCAAGAGCTGAAGCTGGCTGCTGACACGGTGCTCTGTGAAGTGAGGAAGAAGCAGGCAGATGCCAAGAGGATGCTGGACATCCTCAGATCACTGGAGAAGCTACGCAAACTCAGGAAGGAGGCAGCCTCCAGGAAAG GGATCTTCCCAGAGAAAGAAGCCGACCAAGCATTTGATGGGCTGGTGGAGCGCCTGCGTGCACTGATCAGGAAGAGGACAGGGGTGTATGGGGCAGAGGAGAACGCCCTGCGGGTGATGCTGGAGAgcgagcaggaggaggagcgcAGGAGGGACCTGGAGAAACGacagaagaaggagagggagaggcttcTGCTGAGGAAACGAGAGATGGATAGCATGCTCTTTGGAG atgagATGCCTCCTGACCACCCCCTACAGCCCTTCAGAGAGTACTACACACAGGCAGAGCGCTCACTACCAGCCTTAATACAGATACG GAGAGAGTGGGACCTCTGTCTGGTCTCAGTGGACCACCCAGACGGCACCACGGTCCCCCAGGACTGGGTCTTACCACAATGCCCCACAGACGAGATTTGGGCCACAGCCCTGGACCGAGGGGACTGCCTCGGACCCTGA
- the clpxa gene encoding caseinolytic mitochondrial matrix peptidase chaperone subunit Xa yields MSCTCRSAVRLFITSQKGISSTRVQLFSISRPGTPDVRLTRRVPVRSFSESSVCFSSKDVKDGSGDGGKKSVGDAGSGKRGASGGSGKGGSQLRCPKCGDACTHVETFVSSTRFVKCEKCHHFFVVLSETDSSKSLNKEQEAANEAVKLAFQQKPPPPPKKIYAYLDKYVVGQSYAKKVLAVAVYNHYKRIYNNLPGAGTKPQAEVEKQASLTPRELLQIAGINPHGNALGASVQQQSQQPAQEKRGGEVLDSHHANIKLEKSNIVLLGPTGSGKTLLAQTLARCLDVPFAICDCTTLTQAGYVGEDIESVVAKLLQDANNSVEKAQQGIVFLDEVDKIGSVPGIHQLRDVGGEGVQQGLLKLLEGTIINVPEKNSRKLRGETVQVDTTNILFVASGAFNGLDRIISMRKCEKYLGFGTPSNMGQGRRAAAAADLANSSGAEMDAVLEIKEKDRLLKHVEARDLIEFGMIPEFVGRLPVVVPLHSLDEETLVRILTEPRNAVIPQYQALFSMDKCELNVTPDALRAIARLALERKTGARGLRSIMEKLLLEPMFEVPHSDIMAVELNEDVVQGKSVPVYVKAPAKESEEEYDSGIEEESWPRQADAANN; encoded by the exons ATGTCATGCACATGCAGATCAGCGGTGAGATTGTTCATAACTTCTCAAAAAG GTATCTCTTCCACCAGAGTCCAGTTATTTTCTATTAGCAGACCAGGAACACCTGATGTCCGATTAACCAGAAGAGTTCCTGTGAGATCCTTCTCCGAATCATCTGTATGTTTTTCATCAAAAGATGTCAAAGATGGCTCCGGTGATGGAGGAAAG AAGTCAGTTGGTGATGCAGGAAGTGGGAAAAGAGGAGCTTCTGGTGGCTCCGGAAAAGGAGGCAGCCAGCTACGCTGTCCTAAGTGTGGAGATGCCTGCACACATGTAGAAACCTTTGTGT CTTCAACCCGCTTTGTGAAATGTGAGAAATGTCATCACTTCTTTGTGGTGCTGTCAGAGACCGACTCCAGCAAGAGTCTCAATAAGGAGCAGGAAGCAGCCAACGAGGCCGTCAAACTGGCCTTCCAGCagaaacctcctcctcctcctaaaaAG ATCTATGCCTACCTGGATAAGTACGTTGTTGGGCAGTCCTATGCAAAGAAAGTGCTGGCGGTGGCTGTTTACAACCACTACAAGCGCATCTACAATAACCTTCCGGGAGCGGGCACCAAGCCACAGGCAGAGGTGGAGAAGCAGGCCTCCCTTACTCCACGAG AGTTGCTGCAGATCGCTGGGATCAATCCCCATGGCAATGCGCTGGGTGCGTCAGTGCAGCAGCAGAGCCAGCAGCCTGCCCAAGAGAAGAGGGGGGGTGAGGTGCTCGACTCTCACCACGCCAACATCAAACTGGAGAAGAGCAACATCGTGCTGCTGGGACCCACCGGATCAG GTAAAACCCTCTTAGCCCAGACACTGGCTAGGTGCCTGGATGTGCCCTTCGCCATCTGTGACTGCACCACGCTAACCCAGGCAGGCTATGTGGGCGAAGACATTGAGTCTGTGGTGGCCAAGCTCCTCCAAGACGCCAACAACTCTGTTGAGAAAGCACAACAAG GCATCGTGTTCCTGGATGAGGTGGATAAGATTGGCAGTGTGCCCGGAATCCACCAGTTACGAGACGTGGGGGGTGAGGGAGTACAGCAG GGTCTACTCAAACTCCTGGAGGGTACTATCATCAACGTCCCAGAGAAGAACTCCAGGAAGCTGAGAGGTGAGACGGTCCAGGTGGACACCACCAACATCCTGTTTGTGGCCTCCGGTGCCTTCAACGGCCTGGACCGGATCATCAGCATGAGGAAGTGTGAAAAG tatCTGGGCTTCGGAACGCCGTCCAATATGGGACAGGGGCGTCGGGCGGCTGCGGCCGCAGACCTGGCCAACAGCAGCGGAGCGGAGATGGACGCCGTGCTGGAGATCAAGGAGAAGGACCGACTCCTGAAGCACGTGGAGGCCCGGGACCTCATCGAGTTTGGGATGATCCCCGAGTTTGTGGGGCGCCTGCCTGTGGTGGTTCCCCTGCACAGCCTGGATGAGGAGACCCTGGTTAGGATCCTGACGGAGCCACGCAATGCTGTCATACCACAGTACCAGGCCCTGTTCAGCATGGACAAG TGTGAACTGAATGTAACTCCAGATGCCTTGAGAGCCATCGCCAGGTTGGCTTTGGAAAGGAAGACCGGTGCTCGTGGGCTAAGGTCCATTATG GAAAAATTGCTTCTTGAACCCATGTTTGAAGTgccacactcagacatcatggcTGTTGAGCTGAACGAAGACGTGGTCCAAGGGAAATCAGTGCCTGTGTATGTAAA AGCACCTGCTAAAGAGTCTGAGGAGGAGTATGACtctgggatagaggaggagagctggCCAAGGCAGGCGGATGCAGCCAACAACTAA